DNA sequence from the Acidobacteriota bacterium genome:
CATCAAGCTCAAACCTTTCTTCATAAGTTCCTCCTGGATAACCTGTGCGCGTTACAGCTTTTCGCGCGTTTTGTTCAGTTTTGATTGGATTTTTGCGGAAACTTGCGGCAGAAATTGCTGCCTCGTTGGCCTAGCCAAGCAATCAATATTCCATCTTAGGACTGGAAGTAAAGAGATTTGCTGAAACACGTATCCATAGATACTCCAATAGTTAGCTCAAATTTGAAGTGCCTTGAGCCCGTCTGGCCCAAGCATTGCTAGCGAAATGATACGAAAATCCCAACTTGATCCGAAAAAATGGAGACTGTCTGATTTCAGGCTTTTGTGAAACTCGGGCAATTCGCTTGCGATACGGAAAGGCTTCGACAACAGATCAATGCTGTTTCCTGGATATTTTGTAAACCTTCAGTTCCTGGTATCCGCTTTGGGCGTCCGGTTCTCTGGTCATTCTCAAGCCTATGGCGTCACCGATCACAATTTCTGCTGTCGTGTAAATTTCGCATCCCGTCACCAAATGCCCGCCCAAGGTTTTCCCATCGCCATCCGAAATGGAAATATGCAGGTGCGGCCCATCCGGCGACAGTGTCCCGACCAGTGAAACGATCTCGAATTTCCCGGCATAATTTGTCGAATCGCTTTTATCCGCCAACCGCAATGAGGCTTTTCGCAAACTGCCGACGCAAGTGATGATGTATCCCGCCTGAATAGCCTTGGCCTTGGCAAATCGCTCCAACTCCGCGCGTAAATCCTGCCCCGGCTTTAACCGCAGCACATAAGTCCTGACACTCGTGGTTGAGGCTTCTTCCCAGGCGGGAACTTCCGCTTGGCCCCGTGTTTTGTCTGAAATGTTTTTTGTCTGCGCAAGCAGAACCTGGTTGGCGACGCTCCACAATGCCGCCAAAACAACCGCCCGGCAAAACGTATTCATTAGGTTTCGATTCATCAATCACCATTTGTATTCGGTCACGGCCGCACGGCGGGCCAGCGTTTTCGCCAATTCGCGGGCTTCCTGCAACGGTAAATTGTTAATTTGCGGACCGCCTCCGGTGTAGGCTTGTCCGGCTGTGTCCACCAGCAAACTGGCGACTCCCCACCAACGATCCAGCACGGTTTGGCGAAGCTGCACAGCTTGAATCTTATTGATTGGAACGATGTGCGTCGAACGTCCGAGCCAGCCGCGTCGCGTGCGAAAATACGCGTTGCCAAGCGCGTACCCAAGATAGCGATAGCTCAAGGCCTGGGCCAGATAAAACAGCGGCAGCACAGCCAGCGGCAAAATTGCCAGCCAACTGCCTCGCCAGACGTACAACGGAATCCCCAGAATCAAACAAAGGATGGCTGCTTCGATGGTTTCGCGGCGAACCGCCAGTTTGGAAACACGCCGCCATTCGGAAGGGTCATCGTGGAAATCAGGAAACAAACTCGGCAGCACTTCATTCACTTCCTTCAACGGCAAAATCGGCAGCAAAACATCTCGCCCGTGGTTGTCGTCTTTCCGATCGCGGTCTCGCCCGGAAGTGTCTGCTCTGAGCGTCGCCCATCCGAACAATCTGCGTAACGCTTTTTCCTCAATTTCCAGCACTTGAATCCGTCGTCGTGGCAGACTGGACGAACGCTGCGTCAGCAATCCATACCGACGCTGCAAATCATCGCCACGACGCGAAAACGTGAAGCCGTAAAACAGCACGATTGAACCGATGACGGAAAAAACGATTCCGACGACGGCGATGATCAACAATCCCAACAGGAAAATCGCTACTGCGGCAATGACGCTCTGCGCCGCCAGGTGTTTGCTTTCACTGACGATGAGCTTGGCGAACCGTTCGTAAATCGAATGCGGCAACAAATCATCGGCAAAGTTCCAAAGCGCCCCAACCAGCACCAGCGCCGACAGCAAATGATTGGACGTCAGTCCGGCAATCACCAAATCCTTGAAGCCAAGGCGGCGAATGACCTTCGATTCCGGTGCGGCATTGACAGGAGCAACCGCCAGAAAAGAACTATCCTGAACGGTCTCGGCGGTTTGATTGGATTTAATCGCTGCGGCTCTGGCAAATACCGCCTGACGCAACCGCTCGGCTTCGGTGCGCGTGATAACCGACAATCGCGCTTCTGTTCCGTGACCGCTGCCGGTTTCGATTTTTGCATCCACCACGCTCAGCAACCGATGCAACACGCCCTGTTCAACGCTGATTTCCTGAATGCGTTCCAGCGGAATGTTGCGCTGCCGTCTTTCCAGCAACCCTTCCTGGGTGATCAATTCATTGCCTTCGATTCGATACCGGAAAGAAAAGTATTTGATCAGCGTCCCGCCCAAACCAATCACCGTCACGAACACCACAGGCAACCCTGCCCAACGATTGCCGAACAACAGCAACGCCAGCGCGGGAATCAGCGCACGGACGTACCGGGTCAATCCAATGACCAACGTCAGCGGATGCAATCGCCCTTCAAAAATTCGTTGTCCTTGGCCCAGGTTTTCAAACACGGGAGGCGGCGTGAAATTGTCAAACTGCATCATCGCCTCCGATTTCGACCAGATGGTCGCGCAATCGCGCGGCATCGCCGGCTTCGAGTCCCGGAATCCTGGTGCTGGCCGCATGCGTTCCGGCGGTGTGAATGACCAGCGAAGCCAGGCCGAATATTCGTTCCAGCGGACCGCGTTCCAAATCCACATGCTGCAATCGAGCCAGAGGGATCAGCCGTGTATGTTGGATCAATCGTCCGTGGCGAAGTTCCAACACGCGCGCATCAATCCGCCAACGCCACGAATGGTAATACCGTGGCGGAAACCAGAAACTGAACCACAAACTTACTGCCGTCAGGGCGAGCCAGCCAACAACGAGCCAAATTCTTGCAGCAGGCACAGCCACGCCAATGCTGACGACGGCTCCCAGCAGAATCAGCAATAAGATGCCAAAGGTGATCAGATACGTCAGTCGCCAGAGTTTGACCACACGCGGATCGAGCGGTTGAAACGCTGTCACGTCCAATGACGGTTGAGTAACTTCCTGAACAAATTGATTTGCATCCATAAGGTTCTATCGAACCACTTTCCCCAGCGTCTCGTCCAGCCAGCCATTGATCGCCGGCACGATGATTTCCAGCGGCGGCGTATGACCAGCATCATAAAGCTGCATACGTTTCGGTTCACGCAGAAGTTTGAACAACGGCTCGACGTGCGTTCGCAGCGGGCTGACTTCGTCGTAACGACCGTTGAGCAATAGTTTCGGCGCGCGAATATGCGACGCGAAATCTGACGGCCGAGCTTCGGCAATCCAATCTTCGCTGCCCGGCGAAATGCCGCCTGCGACAAACACCGCCGCACGGTAACGGTTTTCAACGGCAGAATAAATCAGGCCTTCCTGCGCGCCCTGGCTGTACCCGTAAAACGCCAATCGGTTTACATCCAAGTCTTTGCGCGAGGCGAGATAATCCAATCCTCGGCTGAGATCAGTGGCATTGGCAACAACGACTTCGCGACGTTTGACCGTGGCGTATCGGGGCGAAATATAACCAGCAGGCTGTTCGCGCTCTTTGAACCCTTTGAACACAACCGCCCAGATCGCGCGTCCAGATTTGATAAATGGCGCAACCTGCATTTCCACCGATTCCGGCATGGTGTTGAAATTGCCGTACACGTCACCGGCGGGAACGAATTGAATCACTTGAAAAGGCGGACGAGCAGTTTTCGGCAAATACAGGTACCCGATGGCGCGGTCGTCATTGCCGCCCAAAAAGGTGATTTTCTCGCGTCTCCAGTCGGCGGTTTCAATTGTTTCAACGATTTGCGGTTCCAATGGCAAATGGTCGTAGCGGTAATGGCTCAGCGAAGCTTGAAAACTCGCTTCACTGCTTGGCGTGTAGCTGGGGATCTGGCGTGTAGTGTCAATCTTTGCCGGCCCTTGGTCGCCTTTCGCGCCGGGTGCGTTCAGGGCGCAGCGAAATCCAATGCGGTCGGAACTGTGAAAGCTCGGCAACACACCGAAGTCAGTAAAAACGTAAAACAAATCTTTCCAGGATCCACCTGCGATGGTGAATCCGTCAGTAACTTCGCTGGCGCACCATTCGGAAACGTTCCCAGCCATTTGGTAACAACCAAACGGGCTGGCTCCGAAGGGAAAACTGTTGACCGGCACGGTTCCGCTGCTGTTGAAATTGGCGTGGCCGACGACGGTTCCGCCGAATTCCATCGCTCCCCACGGCAGCGCGTAGCCGGAGTTGTAAATGAACAGTCCGTTGCGCGCGGCTTTTTCCCACTGAAAGACGCTGGGCAGTTGTTTGCCGCGAAACGCCGCATAAGCCGCCGCTTCATGCCAGGTGATGTCGGTCACGGGATGATCGGCTTTGCCTTCGGGAAAGTTTTGCCCCGACCACGAACGCGGCCCCGGCAACCCGGTGCGGTCGCGGAATTCCTGCATCGCCTCGTCAAACGTCAGCCTGCGCCCATCTTTGACGAACGGCTGTTTCCACAATTCCGGCTTGAAGTACCCGCCCGCCGAAATGAACTCTTTGAATTCGCGGTTGGTGACTTCGTATTTGTCCATGAAGTAATCATCGAGCTTGACGCTTAGTTCGGTCAGCCGCGTGCGGCTGGCCAGCTTATATGACCCACCGGGAATGAAAACCATTCGATCCGGCGATTTGGCCGCTTCGATCAGCTTGATTTTGAAATCGCTAGGATCATCGGGCGGAACCATCGCGTTTCCGGACAACATCAAAACACTGGAAATCGTCCGCTCAAACGGCACGAAGCCGTCTTTTTCCACCGTCATCAGGTATTCGCCGCGCGCGATGGGCAGCTTTGAAATCGGAGTCGTGCCGATCAATTGGCGTGGAGCAGCTTCATCTGCCGTGAACCGTTTCAGATAGACACGAGCACCCGCTGGTTCTGAAATCACTGAGATGCTGTCCGAAATTACAGGCATCAGTTTCGCCAGCCGTTCGTTGTTGGGCAAATGCCACTTTGCCTGTTGCGCCAGTCCGTATGCTTCGAAGTAACGCCCTTCATTCGCCATTTTTTCGATCAAAGGTAATTGCTTTTGCTCCCAAGACAGCGCCAGCAGACGCAAGTAAGCGTTACCACCAATGATCATCGCAAAAACCGATATGCCAGTCAGAATCAGAAGTGGAACCCAGTTGCGTTTGAGTGCCAAGCCGTAATCGAAAGCTTTCTTTGATGACTGGCTGCTAGAAACTCTCTGCCGACCTTTGCTGCGAAGCCGTTCTTCAAAACTCAATTCTTCGCGCAGTGATTTCAGGTCGTTAAACAATTCCTCGCATTGCGGGTAACGCGCCGAGCGATCTTTCTTCAACGCCCGGCTGACGATCTGCTGCAATTGCGCCGGAACTTCCGACAGATTGGCCGAAAGTGGCGGCGGTTCGCGTTCCAGCAAGGCTGCAATTGCGTCTGCGGTCGTCGCGCCTTTGAACGGGCGACTTCCGGCGAGCATTTCATAGAGCACGACACCCAAACTGAAAATGTCCGTGCGCGCGTCCAGCTCTTCGCCGCGAACCTGTTCCGGCGACATGTACCCGACAGTTCCCAGAATCAACCCCGGATCCGTTTGCGCCGATTGCGTCGGCGCGCGACTGACGTCAGTTCCGGCACTGCGCTGCGTGATTCTGGCCAAACCGAAATCCAGCACCTTCACGTATCCGTCGGGACGAAGCATCACGTTTTCCGGCTTGATGTCCCGGTGAACGATTCCCGCTGCGTGTGCAGCCGCCAGCGCGCTGGCAATTTGTGCGGCAATGTCCAGAGCTTCGCCGACGCTGAGCTTTGCTTGTTGCAATCGCTGGCGCAGCGTCTGGCCTTCGACAAATTCGGTGGCGATAAAGTGTGTGCTGCCGCCAAAATCTTGCGTCTGGCCGATTTCGTGAATGGTCAGAATGTTCGGATGATTGAGCGCCGAAGCCGCGCGGGCTTCGCGCTCAAAGCGTCGAACGCGTTCAGTGTCGGCGATAAATGGAGCGGGCAATAGCTTGAGTGCGACCTTTCGTTTGAGCCGCAAATCTTCGGCCAACCAGACTTCGCCCATTCCGCCCGCGCCGAGCTTTGAAAGAATCCTGTAAGAGCCGATCAATCGCCCGGCTTTGGATTCGGCGACCTCTTCGGCCAGCAGTTCGGCGGCAAGCTCAACGGCGGGCGTTTCGATAAAATTCGCCGCTTCGGCTTCAAAGCCTAACAACGATTCCAGTTCGCGGCGCAGTTCGAAATCATCGCCGCAAACTTCGGCCAGAAAAGCGGCGCGCCCCGTGGCGTCGCGTTCCAGCGCTTCGCCATAAAGCTGTTTGATCCGCTCCTGCCTTTCAATCGTGTTCAAGAGGTTTCTCCGCTGAGTTCTCGCAGCAGCCAGGCCTTTGCCCAAGTCCAATCGCGTTTGACGGTTTCCTGCGAAATTTTCAGAGCTTCGGCGGTTTCTTCGATGCTCAAGCCTCCAAAGAATCGTAACTCGACTACGCGACTGGCGCGTTCATCGGTTTTCGCCATCGCGGTTAAAGCGTCATCGAGCGCCACCAGATCGGCTCCGCGCTCGGTGGAACCGGCCAGGTCCTCATGCAAGGAAACCTGCACGGCGTCACCACCGCGTTTTTGGTAATTGCGCGAGCGGGCGAAATCTACCAGCACGCGTCGCATCAACTGCGCCGAGACGGCGAAAAAATGCGCGCGGTTTTGCCATTGCACACGGCGTGAATCCACCAGCCGCAAATAGACTTCATTGACCAATGCGGTGGTTTGCAGCAGATGGCCTTGCCGCTCGCCGCCCAGATACCGATGCGCCAGCCGGTGCAATTCGCCGTATACCATCGGCACCAACCGTTCCAGCGCCGACTCATCTCCTTGTCCCCAGGCGAGCAGCAATTCTGTGACTTGTTCTTGTGAGGTAGTGGCCATTGAGGAACCCCAACCGGGCACGCGACGCCTCCGGCTCGCAGTCTCGTCAAGCCGCTTTTTTGGGACAACCATGCCAGGCACCAAGTCTCGCACGCTGGAAGCGATGCGTACCCAGATCGCCAAGTCCCGCACGCTGGAAGCGATGCGTACCAAAAAAATTTTTCCAGTCATGACCTTTTTGGCAAAACGTTCGCGCCTAAGCAGACGAGCGCGAATGAAGCGCGATGCCGCCGCAGTTCAATACGGACTCTTCAAGCGGCGCGGAATGATTAACCAGAAACCGAAAGCTGACAACCTAAACTTTGGAGGAAAAGATACATGTTGACCAAAAGAATTCTACTGACCATTGCAACCACCGTGTTTTTCGCCGTTTCGTTCACCACGGCGCTGGCGCAAACCAGCGGCGCGGTGGAACTCAAACAGCGCATCGCCGAACGAATCGCTTCCGGCGAACGCATGCCAGTCGTGGAAAGATTCGACTTAGAAACTCCGCCTCAAATGTTGATCGCCGCGTCATTGCAAGGTGGATTGACGGACATTCTCACACGGCAAAAGAACGCGCTGGTGGGATGCTGGGAACTGACATTGACTTTCAGCGATGGTTCACGCGCGACTTCGACCTTGAGCGTGTTTCCCGGTCGCACGGATGGCGAAGGAACGATTCTTCACGCCGCCGAAGCTTCGCTGCTTCTGCCCAATCCGACAACGCCTGAACAGGGCGCTTGGCAGCACAACGGCGGATTGCAATTCGTCGCCTCTTACAGCGGTTATGCCGTGGACGAAAAGTTCCAGGCCCCATTCGGAAAAATCGGGTTTCGCCAGCTCATCACGCTGAATTCGGATCAGGAAAGTTTCACTGGCAAAGGCAAATTTGAAGTGATTGAAGGCGCGACGGGAATGGTCGTGTTTTCCGACACGGTTCAGGTCACGGGCAAACGCATGCGCGCCGTTGCTCCCTAAATGCAGGGAAAATTTGCTTTTGAGGTAGAAACGCAAAATTTAGCGTTTCTACCTTTTCAACAATTGTCGCCAGGAAATCGCGACAGCCAGGCTTTGGCGTCTAGTTCCTGCTTTAAGGCTTTCAGGTCATTCAGCAAGTCGGCGGCATTTTGGTACCGCTGGTCGCGATTTTTTTGCAGAGCTTGATTGACGATTTGTTCCAGTCGGAGCGGCGTCGTCGGCGCAAGTTTGGACAACGGAACGTGTTTGCGGTGAGCGATTGACGCCATCACATCAATGATTTCTTCTCCGCTGAAAGGCGCATCTCCGGTCACCATTTCGTACAGCACAACGCCCAGACTGAAAATGTCCGTTCGATGATCCACCTCCAACCCACGCGTTTGTTCCGGCGACATGTATTGCGCCGTTCCCACTACCATTCCGGGCATGGTGTTCGCGTCAACAAAGGTGGTGGCCGTCGAATTTGTCAGAATCGCACGCGGCTCAGTCATCTTGGCCAAACCGAAATCCAAGACCTTCACCACTCCATCAGGTCGCACCATGATATTTTCCGGTTTGATGTCGCGGTGACGCACTCCCGCCGCATGCGCTGCCGAAAGCGCTCCGGCAATCTGAATGGCAATGTCCAGGGCGTCGGTGACTTGCAATTCCCGGCTGGTCATCAATTTTCGCAACGTCTGACCTTCGACAAATTCCGTGGCCAGAAAGTGAACAGAATCCACAACGCCGATTTCGTAAATGGTGATGATGTTCGGATGGTTGGTGGCACTGGCGGCCTGGGCTTCCATTTTGAAGCGACGCAATCGCTCTTTTTGGTTGGCGATTTCCGCGGGCAACAGCTTCAGGGCCACCTTGCGCCGTAACCGACTGTCTTCGGCCAGGTAAACTTCGCCCATTCCGCCTTTGCCGAGTTTGTAGAGAATCTGGTACGGACCGATTGCCTGTTGTTTCAGTTGCTCAGTCCTGCCGGGAGCTCGGCCACACGTTTTCGCCCATTCCGCAGCCAAATCCGCGGCGGGAGTTTCCAGCAAGCCATCGCTTTTTCCCTGAGCCGCCAATAACGATTCCACCTCGCCGCGGAGCGCCGCATCCGCTCCGCAAGCCATTCCCAAAAACAATCCGCGTTCCTGCAGCGGCCGCTCAAGCGCCTGATGAAACAAGGTTTCGATTTGTCGCCAACGATCATTCTGCATAAGTTCACAGTTCGCGGTTCACGGTTCGCAGCAAACAAGTTGCTGCGAACCGTGAATTATTTTTCGATTTCCCGTTGCAGCCAGGCTTTGGCCAGCGTCCAGTCGCGCATCACCGTGCCGGGCGATACGCCCAACACTTCGGCGGTTTCTTCGATGCTCAGGCCGCCGAAAAACCGAAGCTCGACCATGCTGCTTTTGCGTTCGTCGAATTGGGCCAGAGCTTTGAGCGCATCATCCAGCGCTACCACATCCGCCGCGCGTTCGTCGGAAACCACCAGCGCTTCGTCCAATTCCACTTGCTGCGCGCCGCCACCGCGTTTGGCCATGTGGCGGCTGCGCGCGTAATCCACCAGAACCCGGCGCATCTGCGTCGCCGCAACGGCAAAAAAGTGCGCGCGGTTCTGCCATTGCGCGTCTTTTTGGTCTACTAATCGCAAGTATGCTTCGTGAACCAGCGCGGTCGTTTGCAGCGTGTGCCCGGTTCGTTCCCGGCCCAGATAACGCCCGGCCAGTTTATGCAATTCCTGATACACCAGTGGCAACAATTCATCTCGCGCAGATTCGTCGCCCTTGTTCCAGGCTTCCAACAACTGCGTCACATTTTTCCCGGAGGTCGTTTCCATAGTTTTCCGAATTTGCCTCTTGAGATTCGGCGCGGATTATACACCCTCAAAAATTTTTCTCCGGCGTTAGAGGTTTGCTGCGTTTATTTCGCGTAAATAGGTGACGACGAACACGTCATTCGGCTTTATCAAATAATGGCGACTGGTTCGCGTTCGCCGCTAAATGAGTTCGGCGCAAGAGCAGTAGGCGATAACGACCGGGCGTCGGTGGGTAACGGGGGAAATCCGCCGACACGTTATCACTCACGGCCGCTGCGCCGTTACGAGTAGGGCAACCTGCCAAGGTTGCCCTGTTCTCATCAAAAGACGATATTCCAGCCAACAAGGCAACCTTGGCAGGTTGCCTTACTTTTTACCTCAGCCAGTTCAAATATTCCGGCAACGAATGCAGTTGATCCACGTGATCCGGCGCTGTGTTTCCCGCAAAACCAATCAGCCAGAACTTTCCCGCCTTTACTTCACTCAACTGTTGCGTATGCATCGGCCCCCACTTCACGACCGCAGTTCGTTTCAATCCCAACTGAGCCAGCAACCAATCCGCTGTTTCGGTCGTGCTGGCATACGTGCCGGGAAAAATTTCCGAATGCGTGATGATCATTCGCTTTCGAGCGGCGACCGCATCGCGCGCGAACTTCAAGAAAATGTCCAAATCTCCCGCTTCCAATTCCGATTCCAGAGACGGACTGGTTCCCGGCTTTCCGCCGACATATCCCGCGTGCATTCCGTCAATCAGCAACACACGATCCACGCGCGCGTAATGTTCCGGCACTTTCAAAATCGCCCGCACCGCTCCGTATCCCGCGCTCCACGAAGTCAAACTGATCGGCGAAAACTTCACGCCGGCTTTTGTTTCCGCCTCGGCAAGCAAGCGCGTGAACAATTGCGGATCGGCAAAGGGCCGGGCATAAACTCCCGAACCGGCTCCGAGTTGAATGGAAATGACGGCCGTTTTGCCGACGTTCGCCGCCGCAATTTCCGGCAGCCAGGCTCCTCCGTGAAAATGAATGAACAGCGGCACAGGCGATTTGAGCTTGAGCTTCGCGGGTAAAAACAGTGTGCCGAGTTCCAGCGCTTCGCGCCGCCCTGCGGGCGTTTCCTGTTTCAAGCGCGGATGCGCGCGCGTATGTTCGACCATTGGCGAAGGATTTTGCGATTGCTGGGAAAACGATGGAACTGCCAGCAATAGAATGAAGATTATTTGGCGCATGTATTTGTAATTGTTCAGCCCCAAGGGGGCGAAATGCAGTAGCCCGGTGCCGACGCGCCGGGTAAGAAATGGGAAGGCCTCAAAAGCCCTGAAAGGGCGAATATGTAGCCTTGTAATTTCGCCCCGTTGGGGCTTATGCAATCTTTTGATTTGCGTTCCCAGTGCGTCGCACTGGGCTGTCATATCCCGCCCCGTTGGGGCTGAGCAGCTACTATATTTTTTCACCTGGCTTTACTGCGTTGAAACTGCCGGGCTAGCATAGCAGCGAAGGAGGATTCCCCGAATTGAAAACTGTTGATGAACCGATTTCGCATTTCTTTTACTCGCATCGCCTGAAATTGCAACTCTGGGATTGGGGCACGGCGGGCAAACCAACGATGATTCTGGTCCACGGCGGATTGGATCACGCGCGAAACTGGGATTGGGTGGCGCGCGAACTATGCGGCGATTTTCACGTTTACGCGCACGATCTGCGCGGCCACGGCAACAGCCAGCAGGCGCATGGCGCGCTATACACTGTTGCTGAACACGTGCTGGATTTATCGGCGCTGGTGGATGTCATCACGACCAACGACAAATCATCCGAACCGATTTACCTGATTGGCCACAGTTTGGGCGGAGTCATTTCGACGCTTTACACAGGGATTTTTCCGGAGAAAGTCAAAAAGCTGGTTTCGATTGAAGGTCTTGGACCGCCGCCCACGCACAGAGTTTACGATCCGGCGCCCAAACGCATGCGCCGATGGATTGACGAAATCCGCCAGATCGAAAAACGCGAACCGCGCAGCTATCCCGACCTCGAATCCGCCGTGAATCGCATGAAAGAAGCCAACCCGCACCTTTCCGACGAAGTCGCGCGCCATTTGACGTTGCACGGCACAAACTGGAACTCAGACGGTTCGCTCAGTTGGAAGTTCGACAACTTCGCACGACCCTTTCCGCCCTTTGGCTACAGTCTGTCTGATATTCAGTCCGTGTACAGCCAAATTACTTGCCCAGTTTTATTATTTTGGGGAATGGAAAGCTGGGCGCCCGACCCGGAAAAAGACGAGCGAGCCAAACCGATCAAAACCCATCGGCTGGTGAAAGTGGCGAACGCAGGTCACTGGGTTCACCACGATCAACTGGAACTGTTTTTGAGGGAAACGAAGAAATTTCTGGCTGAAGACTAACCAGACCGTTAAACTTTTGATAGAAACTGGCGGAAACCCCAGAAAGGCAATAGTAAAACGGCGCATCGCTTGCCGTTTCACTATTGCCTTCATTCGAATGCCTAACTAATTCACATTTATTGTGCCCCCCGTCACGCTTTTAGGCGATCCTAAAACTGACAGAAAAAGCCCTGATTCAAAAACACAATAGGGTTTGAATGTTCCAGTAGAAGAGCCTCCCCAACTATATGTAAGCACAACGTTGCCAGAACAGCAAGAAGGAGTTTGTACAGTACTAGGACTTACAGTAACAGTGCCACTGGCACCACAAGTTATTCCAGAAACCTCGGCGCAACCTGGAGTATACCTAAAAGTTTTACCTGCTGCTGAGGCAGTATACGAATAATTTATGGTTACTGTCGAGGTTTGGTTTGTGCTGGTAATGTTATTATTACTTATATTAACTGATCCAACTTCAATATAATCACCTACAGTTGCCTCACTATAATTATTGCCTGCGGGAAAACTTTGAGATGCGATTGGGCAATATCCTCCCACATCAACAAAGGTCTGGATAAGTCCCGTACGATCACCTCCCCAGAGACTAAGATAAGGATTAGTCTGATTGTCCATGGTGAAGCTCAAGGTATACTGATGACCACAGTTATCATAGGGAGCGGAATAGTAATTGTTGCAATATACCATACCATCGGAATAATCAACCCAAGTGTCAGTGTAAATATATACATAAGTGTCACATCCAAAAGCTTGTGCAGAAACAGAAAAGAATTTTGAAAAGTAACTCCCCAGCTTACTGATTTTTTTAGGTAATTCAGGAGCAAATCCTTTTGTTTTTCTTTTCAATTCACTCGCAATCAGTCTGTTAAATTTTTCAGCTTGATTATTGGCATTCAATCTAGTTTTTAAAGGAGAGAGGACTGAGTTAGCAATAATCGTTTCTTTTTGCTTCTGTAACTCGCGTAACTGTATTTTTACATCTGCACCAGGATTAGGCCAGTATTGCATCTTAACACTTTCAACCTGAGCATCCAATGGATCAATCAACCGCTTATACTCATGAGCAAAATAAGTTATAGCTGCTATTTCGCCATCATTGAAGCCGGCTTTTGTTAAGAAAGACCGTTTTCTTTGCTCTAAATACTTATCGTTTGAATTGGCTGAACTTAGAAACTTAAACAGAATTTCTTGCGCATCAACATCAGGAATAAGAGATGGGTCTTTTGA
Encoded proteins:
- a CDS encoding PH domain-containing protein, giving the protein MQFDNFTPPPVFENLGQGQRIFEGRLHPLTLVIGLTRYVRALIPALALLLFGNRWAGLPVVFVTVIGLGGTLIKYFSFRYRIEGNELITQEGLLERRQRNIPLERIQEISVEQGVLHRLLSVVDAKIETGSGHGTEARLSVITRTEAERLRQAVFARAAAIKSNQTAETVQDSSFLAVAPVNAAPESKVIRRLGFKDLVIAGLTSNHLLSALVLVGALWNFADDLLPHSIYERFAKLIVSESKHLAAQSVIAAVAIFLLGLLIIAVVGIVFSVIGSIVLFYGFTFSRRGDDLQRRYGLLTQRSSSLPRRRIQVLEIEEKALRRLFGWATLRADTSGRDRDRKDDNHGRDVLLPILPLKEVNEVLPSLFPDFHDDPSEWRRVSKLAVRRETIEAAILCLILGIPLYVWRGSWLAILPLAVLPLFYLAQALSYRYLGYALGNAYFRTRRGWLGRSTHIVPINKIQAVQLRQTVLDRWWGVASLLVDTAGQAYTGGGPQINNLPLQEARELAKTLARRAAVTEYKW
- a CDS encoding sigma-70 family RNA polymerase sigma factor — its product is MATTSQEQVTELLLAWGQGDESALERLVPMVYGELHRLAHRYLGGERQGHLLQTTALVNEVYLRLVDSRRVQWQNRAHFFAVSAQLMRRVLVDFARSRNYQKRGGDAVQVSLHEDLAGSTERGADLVALDDALTAMAKTDERASRVVELRFFGGLSIEETAEALKISQETVKRDWTWAKAWLLRELSGETS
- a CDS encoding DNA-binding protein; the protein is MNTFCRAVVLAALWSVANQVLLAQTKNISDKTRGQAEVPAWEEASTTSVRTYVLRLKPGQDLRAELERFAKAKAIQAGYIITCVGSLRKASLRLADKSDSTNYAGKFEIVSLVGTLSPDGPHLHISISDGDGKTLGGHLVTGCEIYTTAEIVIGDAIGLRMTREPDAQSGYQELKVYKISRKQH
- a CDS encoding PH domain-containing protein is translated as MDANQFVQEVTQPSLDVTAFQPLDPRVVKLWRLTYLITFGILLLILLGAVVSIGVAVPAARIWLVVGWLALTAVSLWFSFWFPPRYYHSWRWRIDARVLELRHGRLIQHTRLIPLARLQHVDLERGPLERIFGLASLVIHTAGTHAASTRIPGLEAGDAARLRDHLVEIGGDDAV
- a CDS encoding SUMF1/EgtB/PvdO family nonheme iron enzyme; the protein is MNTIERQERIKQLYGEALERDATGRAAFLAEVCGDDFELRRELESLLGFEAEAANFIETPAVELAAELLAEEVAESKAGRLIGSYRILSKLGAGGMGEVWLAEDLRLKRKVALKLLPAPFIADTERVRRFEREARAASALNHPNILTIHEIGQTQDFGGSTHFIATEFVEGQTLRQRLQQAKLSVGEALDIAAQIASALAAAHAAGIVHRDIKPENVMLRPDGYVKVLDFGLARITQRSAGTDVSRAPTQSAQTDPGLILGTVGYMSPEQVRGEELDARTDIFSLGVVLYEMLAGSRPFKGATTADAIAALLEREPPPLSANLSEVPAQLQQIVSRALKKDRSARYPQCEELFNDLKSLREELSFEERLRSKGRQRVSSSQSSKKAFDYGLALKRNWVPLLILTGISVFAMIIGGNAYLRLLALSWEQKQLPLIEKMANEGRYFEAYGLAQQAKWHLPNNERLAKLMPVISDSISVISEPAGARVYLKRFTADEAAPRQLIGTTPISKLPIARGEYLMTVEKDGFVPFERTISSVLMLSGNAMVPPDDPSDFKIKLIEAAKSPDRMVFIPGGSYKLASRTRLTELSVKLDDYFMDKYEVTNREFKEFISAGGYFKPELWKQPFVKDGRRLTFDEAMQEFRDRTGLPGPRSWSGQNFPEGKADHPVTDITWHEAAAYAAFRGKQLPSVFQWEKAARNGLFIYNSGYALPWGAMEFGGTVVGHANFNSSGTVPVNSFPFGASPFGCYQMAGNVSEWCASEVTDGFTIAGGSWKDLFYVFTDFGVLPSFHSSDRIGFRCALNAPGAKGDQGPAKIDTTRQIPSYTPSSEASFQASLSHYRYDHLPLEPQIVETIETADWRREKITFLGGNDDRAIGYLYLPKTARPPFQVIQFVPAGDVYGNFNTMPESVEMQVAPFIKSGRAIWAVVFKGFKEREQPAGYISPRYATVKRREVVVANATDLSRGLDYLASRKDLDVNRLAFYGYSQGAQEGLIYSAVENRYRAAVFVAGGISPGSEDWIAEARPSDFASHIRAPKLLLNGRYDEVSPLRTHVEPLFKLLREPKRMQLYDAGHTPPLEIIVPAINGWLDETLGKVVR